Within Anopheles nili chromosome 3, idAnoNiliSN_F5_01, whole genome shotgun sequence, the genomic segment TGCGAGCTACAAGCATGGATGTACGGCTCCTCAGCGAACGAAATATACCTTAACTTTGATTTTAACATTTTCACCTGGCCCCACCGAGGTCACTTCTTCATCATCGGACCATAGCTGATCGACGCACACTTGAGTCTGAAATGTTCAGGTATGAACGCGAAaaatacgaataaaaaatTCGTCGTTTATGAGCCCTTGCTCAGTTTTTACTCCATACTCACTCTATTAGGCATCACTAGCAGATTGGTACCCTTCTTCGCCACGCCAGATTCCACCTTGCCCATCAACACCGTTCCCATATCCTTGTATTTGTCGACAATGGGCATAATGAACGGACCGTCCGTTTTGCGATTCAACGACGGCAGTTCGTCAATGAACGGAATAAAGGCCGGACCCTGGTACCAGGGGCACGTGGAATCATCGATTGGTTCTCGCAATCCCTGTCCAGTTATGCCGGACACTGGCATGAACGTTAGATCCTTAAGTGGATTAAATCTGTGTACAGGAAAAAAGACATTAAAGCAAGAATGTTTACAAAACGCCACATACGATAAAATTCTCTAATAAAACCACCCTTACCCTAGTTTCTTGAGGTATGGTAAGATTTTGTCTTTGCATTCGTTGTACCGCTCAAGGTCCCAATTGACCGTTGGATCGTCCATCTTGTTGACCAGCACGACTAAATGTTTCACGCCTGCCGTCTTCGCTAGCATGGCGTGTTCTCGAGTCTGTCCTCCTCGATCGAAGCCAGTCTCGAATTCACCCTTTCGCGCAGAAATAACCAATACCGCTAGATCCGCTTGAGCGGCGCCTCCGATCATGTTTGGCACGAAACTCTTGTGCCCGGGTGCATCGAGGATGGTGAAATGTTTCTTCTCAGTCTCAAAATAGGCACGACCAACTTCCACCGTTTTACCCTTGTCACGTTCTGTTTCAGACGAAGACAAATACGAACATCAGCTGAATTTCCAGGACGGCCACTATTTGCCAATTTGCCGTTCACTCACCTTCCTGATTCGTATCGAGCGCCCACGATAAGTACCAGCTTTCTCGCGACTTTTCACGTGCTTCGCGTTCGTACTTCTCGAGTGTTCGTTTGTCCACCATTCCGGTAAGCGACATGATCTGTCCACCGATGGTAGATTTACCGGCATCTGCAAGCACAGGCATTTGGAAAATACGTTATTGACGCAAGTCATGCTTTCTAGCACCGATGTATAACTTACCGACATGCCCGATGAAAACTACGTTCACGTGTTCCTTTTTGCTTCGACTCTCCTCTACCTTCGGCGGCTTCTTTTTCGGTACTTTTGGCGCGGTTTCTCCGTCCACCTCGCCATCATCCAATTCCATTTCCTCATCCTCCGGCGTCAGGATCGAGTCCTCCTCTGCGTCCCAGCTGTCGAGGGGTTCACTTTCTGCGGTGCCGATAATCAAACGTGAAAGCCATTGTTACTGTTTATCCAATCCGCGTTACTGCAGAAATGAGTAAGAATCCGACCGAATCGAGCGAGAGCTGAACGATTGATGTAAATAAATGGTGTGATGTCCAATCAGTCACTACACACCTACGCATTTCCCTGGAATGCGAGAGCGAAAACTGATGCATATCAAGCAACAAGGACGTCACACCACCCACTGATAATCCCACTTGTTAGCTTGTAGGAAGCTACATTACCGTTGAACGTTAATTCCTCTTACTTTGCGCGTCATCTTCGTTTCTATGAGCAACCTAATTAAATGCCCTCCCGTGGGGGATAACGCTCAACATTGAACTGTTTAAAATAGCAATATAGTGTCGCAATATTGAACACGTTATTTGTAAACTAtctgaataaaacaaacattgcaAACTGTAGCCATCATTGTGCAGTCGAACAACACAAACCGGTGGCGAATTAGAACATTCGGCGCCAAATTTAGGTCACAGGACAAGGCACTCTTTGAGGGTGTTTCGTGGAAAAACGAGATTCGCCatcgatttttattcaatcactACACCTTACAGGACATTCAGCGCTGAGAATCGGTTTCGAATAAGACACTTGGGCATTCATGGTAGCTGGTCTACTACAGCATGCATGATTGATGTCCTTGATGATTCCCTGACCCACTAAGACGCAGACCGTACCGTACACAAAGAACTTTACCATTCCAGACAACTAAAGCCAGAGTCCACTGTCATACCAACTTGACTATACAACGGGGATAACTTGGATCTCAGATCAAAACTTGACTTattttgcaatcaaaattaaaattatatcaaggatgacgTTATCGACTCGTGAAACTGTTAAACTCCTTTCGATGACATCATCATGACGGGTTTAACTGGTGCAATTTACTGTTGGCTAATCGGTTTTTTATGTTGAGGCCTTTAACACGCTAATAACCCAACTAGCCGTGGTATCGCGCGATTAGATAGAGGTGCCTATTCCCATGCCAGCACTTGGTTTCCGTTTTTACAACACCCCCAAGGCAGAAGTTGCATTTTCGATAGTTACGCTACTATACGTACCGATCCTACCACAACGGACACTGCAATACATTAGCTTCAGCTACTAACTCGCTCTCTAGAACACGATGTTATCGTCGCCCTACAGCACTAATAATCTACCGAGTGATGATGCGGCTATGCTTCAATGTGGATCTACCCGGTTCGGTGTACTGCATCCGTTCTGCTCAATAATTCATGTTCAAGTGCCAAGAAGCGACCACAGGCAGACGACGAGTGGAAATTCAATTGCGCCAGCTGGTAAGAAGGAAACCCCTGACTCCACGTTTtcgtgggtgagtgggtgggtggtgggcgaaCACGTTTGTCGGGTGCCGCCACCGGGACGCATGGTTGGGTgcagaaaacaacaaactcgccattttccactaacgacttttggtttctttttcggctAATTTTCGTCAGCGACGAAAACGCGCCACCGCCCACAACAAGGACGGATACGGATTCGGTTTAGGGCAAAAAGCTCAAGTAGCGACGGCTGGCGTCTTCCGCTGCACCTTCATTGGATCGGTGCCCATTCATGAAAACGAGGCCAAAGCTCCCGCCGGCAGACCACAAAGCACCACAAGTCAGCCAGTGGAAATCCCCTCGGGCCAATTCGGCCCGTTGTATGtgctccctctcccccccggTGGAATGCGTCGACGAGTTTTCCGCCAACGTTTCAATGACGATGCACACGCGACActctagagagagagagagagtgag encodes:
- the LOC128726529 gene encoding eukaryotic peptide chain release factor GTP-binding subunit ERF3A, whose amino-acid sequence is MAQENDSNEVSAKFSTLNVNAVEFVPSFCTPSSTATAASVVAAAGTGSPTAAAPAPAPSVAAPTSATSSGGSNSGGAGGGGGATTPTSTAATPTPPSSSAPTPMERDEDPVKTPENNESEPLDSWDAEEDSILTPEDEEMELDDGEVDGETAPKVPKKKPPKVEESRSKKEHVNVVFIGHVDAGKSTIGGQIMSLTGMVDKRTLEKYEREAREKSRESWYLSWALDTNQEERDKGKTVEVGRAYFETEKKHFTILDAPGHKSFVPNMIGGAAQADLAVLVISARKGEFETGFDRGGQTREHAMLAKTAGVKHLVVLVNKMDDPTVNWDLERYNECKDKILPYLKKLGFNPLKDLTFMPVSGITGQGLREPIDDSTCPWYQGPAFIPFIDELPSLNRKTDGPFIMPIVDKYKDMGTVLMGKVESGVAKKGTNLLVMPNRTQVCVDQLWSDDEEVTSVGPGENVKIKVKGIEEEDVSPGFVLCDASNPIRTGKIFDAQVVILEHKSIICAGYSAVMHIHCAAEEITVKALICLVDKKTGEKSKTRPRFVKQDQVAIMRIECSGLICLEQFKLFPQMGRFTLRDENKTIAIGKVLKVVE